A DNA window from Niabella yanshanensis contains the following coding sequences:
- a CDS encoding NAD(P)/FAD-dependent oxidoreductase encodes MENFDVIIIGGSYAGLSAAMTLGRSLRNVLVIDSGLPCNRQTPHSHNFLTRDGETPKAIATIAKEQVLQYPTVQFIEGIATNAQRLENGFEITTKTQQSFTAKKLIIASGIHDIHPDIKGFSESWGISVIHCPYCHGYEFRHQQTAIMANGERAAHLAMLVRNLTNQLTILSNGPAAFETDQLEKFGKHNISIIENKITTIQHVNGQVQHLVFEDGSIQPFDAVYAAIPFVQHSDIPSQLECELTEQGHIKTDSFQKTSVPDVFACGDSASPMRSVANAVYTGNMAGSMINAELCRELF; translated from the coding sequence ATGGAAAATTTTGACGTTATTATAATCGGGGGCAGCTATGCCGGCTTATCTGCAGCTATGACCCTGGGCCGCTCTCTTCGCAATGTTTTAGTAATAGACAGCGGGTTACCCTGCAACCGGCAAACACCGCATTCCCATAATTTTTTAACAAGGGATGGTGAAACGCCGAAAGCAATAGCTACCATAGCCAAAGAGCAGGTACTGCAATATCCTACGGTCCAATTTATAGAGGGTATTGCCACCAACGCCCAACGACTCGAAAACGGTTTTGAAATTACTACGAAAACACAACAATCGTTTACAGCAAAAAAGCTGATTATCGCTTCAGGGATTCATGATATTCATCCGGATATTAAGGGTTTCTCTGAAAGCTGGGGTATTTCTGTTATTCATTGCCCCTATTGCCACGGGTATGAGTTTCGTCATCAGCAAACAGCTATTATGGCTAATGGAGAAAGAGCCGCTCACCTGGCCATGCTGGTGCGCAATCTTACGAACCAATTAACTATTTTAAGCAACGGCCCTGCCGCTTTTGAAACAGACCAGCTAGAGAAATTCGGGAAACATAATATATCCATTATTGAAAATAAGATCACAACCATACAACATGTAAACGGCCAGGTGCAACACCTGGTTTTTGAAGATGGAAGCATACAACCATTTGATGCGGTATATGCCGCCATCCCATTTGTTCAGCATTCTGATATTCCATCGCAGCTGGAATGTGAGCTAACGGAGCAAGGGCATATCAAAACAGATAGCTTTCAAAAAACCAGTGTACCGGATGTTTTTGCCTGCGGCGATAGCGCTTCTCCTATGCGATCTGTTGCTAATGCCGTATATACCGGCAATATGGCCGGGAGTATGATCAATGCGGAGCTTTGCAGGGAGCTGTTTTAA